The proteins below are encoded in one region of Metabacillus dongyingensis:
- a CDS encoding alpha/beta hydrolase, with product MTETIYSVLPGAESFFYKGNEIGILLCHGFVGTPQSVGELGKLLADKGFTVLAPRLKGHGTNAHELEACCYLDWIKDIEQAYLKLKKICRKVFIAGQSMGGILALHLAGKYKEISGVITINAALSVPGYESFEDLTEPRFIAEGKPDIKAEGIEEITYSAVPITAVHNLLNLIKFIKPKLSEVSCPLLVFKSEEDHVVPPDSSDTLFENVSSSMKKIISLTNSYHVASMDYDKEIIADRTSDYIHLCCHPFYKISV from the coding sequence ATGACTGAAACGATTTACTCTGTATTGCCCGGTGCTGAAAGCTTTTTTTATAAAGGAAATGAGATTGGCATTCTGCTTTGCCATGGATTTGTAGGAACACCTCAAAGTGTTGGAGAACTGGGAAAACTGCTTGCTGATAAAGGCTTCACCGTTCTTGCCCCGCGATTAAAAGGCCACGGGACAAATGCTCACGAGCTTGAAGCCTGCTGTTATCTGGATTGGATCAAAGACATTGAACAGGCTTATTTAAAGCTGAAAAAAATCTGCCGGAAAGTATTTATTGCAGGTCAGTCTATGGGCGGCATCCTAGCTTTGCATTTAGCTGGCAAATACAAAGAAATCAGCGGTGTGATTACGATTAATGCTGCTTTAAGCGTGCCTGGATATGAGTCTTTCGAAGATCTGACAGAGCCAAGGTTCATTGCTGAAGGAAAACCGGATATAAAAGCAGAAGGAATCGAAGAAATTACTTACTCAGCTGTTCCAATTACAGCCGTTCATAATCTCCTTAATCTTATAAAATTTATAAAACCAAAGCTTTCAGAAGTCTCATGTCCGCTGCTCGTTTTTAAATCCGAAGAAGACCATGTCGTCCCTCCGGACAGCTCCGATACCCTTTTTGAAAATGTCTCATCATCTATGAAAAAAATCATCAGTCTAACTAACTCCTATCACGTTGCTTCCATGGATTACGATAAAGAAATTATTGCAGATAGAACCTCGGATTACATTCATTTGTGCTGTCATCCATTCTACAAAATTTCCGTTTAG